The Desmonostoc muscorum LEGE 12446 genome includes a region encoding these proteins:
- a CDS encoding 2TM domain-containing protein — MSYNSEDVQKILEIALTDRQEGEFSREQLLEMASELGISANTLEKTEQKWLVQQEEELVRGIFNTLRRRDFWKHFISFIAVNLFLILLNLITSPSYFWSIFPVLGWGLGLFFHWWNVYQTKTEDD; from the coding sequence ATGTCTTACAATTCAGAAGATGTGCAAAAAATCCTGGAAATAGCACTCACTGATCGACAAGAAGGTGAATTTTCACGAGAACAGCTTCTAGAAATGGCCTCCGAGTTAGGTATTTCTGCTAATACTTTGGAAAAGACTGAACAAAAGTGGTTAGTTCAACAAGAGGAAGAACTTGTGCGAGGCATATTTAATACTTTACGACGCAGAGACTTTTGGAAACACTTTATTTCCTTCATAGCAGTGAATTTATTTCTAATACTGCTGAATTTAATCACTAGTCCTAGTTATTTTTGGTCTATCTTCCCAGTATTAGGATGGGGGTTAGGACTGTTTTTTCATTGGTGGAATGTTTATCAGACTAAAACAGAGGATGACTAG
- a CDS encoding type II toxin-antitoxin system VapC family toxin, with protein MTAILDTSFLFALTDKSDRNHCRVVNLAKTLSEPLILLTVVLPEVCYLISSRLGHQVMRRFLIELAAAKDIQLKSLLPEDLERINEILEKYSDSQLDFTDAAIITFAERNNITRILTLDRRDFELVRPRHCNYFELLP; from the coding sequence ATGACAGCAATTTTAGATACCAGCTTTTTGTTTGCACTTACTGACAAGAGCGACCGCAATCACTGTCGTGTTGTTAATCTTGCTAAAACGCTCAGTGAGCCATTAATTTTACTTACTGTTGTCCTTCCCGAAGTTTGTTACCTGATTTCGTCAAGACTTGGACATCAAGTAATGCGCCGTTTTTTGATTGAACTTGCAGCAGCCAAAGATATTCAACTAAAATCACTCCTACCAGAAGACTTAGAGCGGATTAATGAAATTCTGGAAAAGTACTCTGACAGCCAGCTTGATTTTACAGATGCAGCAATTATTACATTTGCAGAAAGAAACAACATCACTCGCATTTTGACACTAGATCGTCGTGACTTTGAGCTTGTTCGTCCAAGACACTGTAATTACTTCGAGTTATTACCATAA